In Subdoligranulum variabile, the genomic stretch GGGCACCGGCATGGTGGTCATCGGCCTGGCATCGCTGATCATCGGCGAGACGCTTTTCGGCCGGAGCGGTATGTGGCGCAAAGCCGTGGCGGCGGTGGCCGGCAGCGTGATCTACCGGTTCATCATCGCCATTGCCCTGCGGGCCAACGTCCCGTCGGAATGCCTCAAACTGATTTCCGCCGTCATCGTGGCGCTGGCCATTGCCGCGCCCGCCCTGCAGGCGCAGGCAGCCTTCCGCCGCCGTCGCGCCCGCGCCGAGAAAGAAGGTGCTCCCCGTGCTTGATCTGAAACATGTGAGCAAAACCTTCAACCCCGGCACCGTCAACGAGAAGGTGGCGCTGCAGAATGTGGACCTCCACCTGGAGGAGGGCGATTTCGCCACCATTGTGGGCTCCAACGGGGCGGGTAAATCCACCCTGTTCAATGCCATCGCCGGGGAATTCATCGCCGACACCGGCACCATCACTCTGGCGGGGCAGGACATCACCATGATGCCGGACTATCGCCGCTCCAAGGTCATCGGCCGGATGTTCCAGGATCCCCTCAAGGGAACGGCCCCCCACATGACCATCGAGGAAAATCTGGCCCTGGCTTTCCTGCGTGCTTCCCATCAGACCTCACCGTTCTCACGCATCAGCAAGGCGGACCGGGCGCTGTTTGCCGAAAAACTCTCGGCGCTGGGCCTGGGCCTGGAGGACCGGATGAAGCAGCCGGTGGGGTTGCTCTCGGGCGGACAGCGCCAGGCGCTGACCCTGCTCATGGCCACCCTGGTGACGCCCAAACTGCTGCTGCTGGATGAACATACGGCGGCCCTGGATCCCGCTACCGCCGAAAAGGTGCTGGATCTGACCAAAAAGATCGTGGCGGAACACCATATCACCTGCCTTATGATCACCCACAATATGCACGATGCCCTGACTCTGGGCAACCGGACCCTGATGATGGATCACGGCCGCATCGTGCTGGATGTGGGCGGGGAAGAGCGCACCCACATGACGGTGCCGGAGCTGCTGGAACGCTTCGCCCAGAATGTGGGACACCAGCTGGACAACGACCGCATCCTGCTGAGCAAGGATGCCTGAATGCAAGAAGGACCACCCCGCAAGGGTGGTCCTTTTTCCGTTATTCGGTGGGTTGTCCGGTCCAGCCGTCGCTCTGGGTGGTGCTGCCGTCCGGGTACATCCACAGGGCTTCGTACCCTTCGGCGTTTTCCAGTACGGTGCGGCCGGTCTCTTCCGGCAGACAGAACAATGCCGTGGAAAGGGCATCCCCGGTGCCGCCGCCTCCGGCCGGGGCCAGAATGGCCACGCTGCTGCAGTACCGTGCCGGATACCCGGTGGTCAGGTCGATCAGGTGGGAGTACCGCACCCCCTCATACTCGAAGTAACGCTGGTAGTCCCCGCTGACGATGAGGCTGTAGCCGTCGGGCAGGGTGAGCGTCTGAATGTAGGTAGGCTCGTTGCCCCAGGGATTTTCCACCCCCACGGTCCAGGCCCCCTCGCTGTTGGCTTTTTCTCCAATGGCCCGCAGGTTGCCGCCGATGTTCAGCAGGGCACTGTCCAGACCGCGGGCCTGGGCGGCTTCCGCGGCTTTTTCCACCGCATAGCCCTTGCCCACAGCCCCCACATCCAGGCTCATGGCAGCATCTGCAAAGAACACCGTATGGGCAGCGGCGTCCAGCTGCAGGTTTTCCATCGAGATATGCCCCAGTGCCTGCTCGATCCGGGCGCTGTCCGGCGGGGCAGGGGCGTCGCTCTCCCGGGCGTCGTGCCAGAGAGAGAGCACAGCCCCGGCAGCAATGTTGGTGGCGCCGTCGGTCTCGGAATAGATGGTATTGGCGCACCAGTCCAGAAACCCATACAGGTCATCTTCCACCGCCACCGGCGCTTCGGCAGCCCGGGCGTTGACATCGCAGAGGTTCACCATGCCGTCATAGGAATGGTAGATGTCAAACAGCTGGTGGTAGTGGAGCAGATCGGCGTGCAGGGCCTCCATCTGCTCGTCCCATTCCGCCTGGCTGCGGGCGTACCCCTTGACCACCGAGACAGTGTCGAAGAGATCGAACCAGGTGGTGGTGTAGAGCGTGCGGCGGTTCACTGCGCTGGTGACGACGATGGCCGCCAGCAGGACGGCTGCCGCCAGCGCCAGACCGATGCGCGGCAGACGGGAGGTCATGGGTTGCCGCCCTCCGATACCGCGTCATGTTCCCGGTTCAGCTCCAGCAGCAAGGCGGACAGCGTCCAGCCCTTGCTGGTGGGGGTCACCATGGCACGCAGCGGCAGGTCGGCGCCGCTCTCCCGCACCAGGTCGATGAACCGGCCCAGTTCCCCGGTCTGGTGGCTCAGCCCGCTGACGATCAGCGCCGGGCGTTCCGGCACGGCGATCAGCGGTGCAAAGGCGGGGGCGGCCTTTCCGGCACAGAGATCCCCCACGATGCCGCCCAGCTCGGCGTTGCCCACAAGGCGCAGCTTAACACCGCAGGCGTGCGCGGCCCGCTCCACGGCCTCGTAGCCGGCGCTGGACGAATCAAACCGCCACAGCAGTGCGCAGCGGGGTTCCCGGACAATATGTGCTTTCATAACAGATACCTCGTGTTGCAAAAAGCGCGCCGTCTTGCGGCGGCGCGCTTCAGGTCAAAGAAAATTTACAGGTCGGGATGATATTCCTTGCAGGTGCACTTCTTCCACTTCAGACCGCTGCCGCAGGGGCAGGGATCGTTGCGGCCGATCTTGGTCACCCGCACCGGAGCCGCGCCCTTGGCGCCGGCCTTGGCAGGGGCGCCTTCGCCGGTGGGCTTGGCGACCTGTTCCCGCTTGGGCTGGGCGCTCTGCTGGCGGATCTCGATGGTCAGCAGCATGTGGACGGCATCCTCCCGGATGGAAGCGATCATCTCGTCAAACATGGCAAAGCCTTCGATGCGGTACTCCACCACGGGATCGTGCTGGCCGTATCCGCGCAGACCCATGCCCTGTTTGAGCTGGTCCATGTTGTCGATGTGCTCCATCCACTTGGAGTCCACGTTGCGCAGCAGGCAGATGCGCTCCAGTTCCCGCATGGTGGGGGCACCGTACTTGGCTTCCTTGGCGGTCAGGATGTCCATGCCGCGCTTGTACAGCTCGTCGGCGATACCCTCGCGGGTCACGTCGTTGAGCTGTTCCGTGGTGTAGTTGAAGTCGGTGGGCAGGCAGAGCCAGTTCATGAAATGGCGGCGCAGACCGGCAAAATCCCAGTCGTCGGCGGTGTCGCCGTTGAGGTAGTTGGCGCAGGCATCGTCGATGCTCTGGCGCATCATCTCATGGAGCTTGTCGGAGATATCTTCACCGTTGAGCACCATCTGGCGCTGCTTATAGATGATCTCGCGCTGCTGGTTCATGACGTCGTCGTACTGCAGCACCTGTTTGCGGATGGCAAAGTTGGAGGCTTCCAGCTTTTTCTGGGCGCTCTCGATGGTGTTGGTGATGAGCTTGTTC encodes the following:
- a CDS encoding ABC transporter ATP-binding protein yields the protein MLDLKHVSKTFNPGTVNEKVALQNVDLHLEEGDFATIVGSNGAGKSTLFNAIAGEFIADTGTITLAGQDITMMPDYRRSKVIGRMFQDPLKGTAPHMTIEENLALAFLRASHQTSPFSRISKADRALFAEKLSALGLGLEDRMKQPVGLLSGGQRQALTLLMATLVTPKLLLLDEHTAALDPATAEKVLDLTKKIVAEHHITCLMITHNMHDALTLGNRTLMMDHGRIVLDVGGEERTHMTVPELLERFAQNVGHQLDNDRILLSKDA
- a CDS encoding FAD:protein FMN transferase; translation: MTSRLPRIGLALAAAVLLAAIVVTSAVNRRTLYTTTWFDLFDTVSVVKGYARSQAEWDEQMEALHADLLHYHQLFDIYHSYDGMVNLCDVNARAAEAPVAVEDDLYGFLDWCANTIYSETDGATNIAAGAVLSLWHDARESDAPAPPDSARIEQALGHISMENLQLDAAAHTVFFADAAMSLDVGAVGKGYAVEKAAEAAQARGLDSALLNIGGNLRAIGEKANSEGAWTVGVENPWGNEPTYIQTLTLPDGYSLIVSGDYQRYFEYEGVRYSHLIDLTTGYPARYCSSVAILAPAGGGGTGDALSTALFCLPEETGRTVLENAEGYEALWMYPDGSTTQSDGWTGQPTE
- a CDS encoding DUF3783 domain-containing protein; translation: MKAHIVREPRCALLWRFDSSSAGYEAVERAAHACGVKLRLVGNAELGGIVGDLCAGKAAPAFAPLIAVPERPALIVSGLSHQTGELGRFIDLVRESGADLPLRAMVTPTSKGWTLSALLLELNREHDAVSEGGNP